CGTCAGCAGCGTGACCACGCTGATGGGGGAAATCATGTCTGCCAGCCGCGAGCAGAGTCTGGGCATCGATCAGGTTAACGTCGCTATTACCCAGCTTGATGGCAGCACCCAGCAAAATGCCGCGTTGGTTGAACAGGTTTCCGCTGCGGCGCGTGCGATGGAAGAACAGAGCGTGCAACTGGAGCAGGTGGTGCATAGCTTTAAACTCTAACCTTACCTGGCACGGCAGCTCGCTCCGGGCTGCCGATTCTCCTTCCTAAGCAGAAATTCCCCATTTTTTATGCTGGCTGCTAAGATTAACGTTCCGTTACGGAAACGCACGGAATGTACGCAATTTCTCCCGTCCTCTGCGTGGTGATTGTGTACAATGGTTGAGATTTTTCTGAAGGAGTTGTCATGTCCGCCATAGAAGTTATTCTCGTCGACCACCTCGATCGTCCCACCGGCAAGATGGAAAAGCTGGAAGTTCATGAAAAAGGATTACTGCATCGCGCGGTAACGGTTTACGTATTTAACTCGCGGCATGAACTGCTACTGCAACGACGTGCCAGTGGTAAATATCACTGCGGTGGATTATGGAGCAATACCTGTTGCGGTCATCCCTATCCACAGGAATCGACGCGTGCTGCTGCGGAGCGCCGTTTGCGCGAAGAGATGGGGCTGACGCTGACGCTGACCCCGGTATTTGAACTGAGCTATAACCTGCCGCTCAGTAATGGCCTGACCGAACATGAATATGGTCACGTGTTTTTTGCCATCAGCGACGAGCAGCCCGAGTTAAACCCGGAAGAAGCCGACGCCTGGTGCTACCGTTCTGTGGCGCAAATCCAGCAGGAAATCGCCCAGCAACCGGCGCAGTTCACTCCGTGGTTTCTCTACACCTTCGCGCGTATTCCCGCCACGCTGGACGCTTTTCAGATCACGGCCTGATCGGCTTCGGTCAGGTAAGGCGCGATAAATCGCGCCCTTATGGTTACTGGCCGGTAAAATCCTCGGCATCCACATCGTAACCCGACGGCTCCCAGCGAATCGCCAGCAGTGCCAGCAATCCGATCAGCGGTGCCAGGAAGATCACCCAGAACACGCCAGTGCCAAACGCCGCGACCAGCAGCGGGAACACAAACAGCGACACGGTGGAGCTGCCACGCATCAGTGTCTGGTTAAAGCCAACGCCCACGCCACGCAGTGATGCCGGATAGCTCAGGGAAGCAAAGGTCATGGTGTGTGATCCTGGACCAAAACCCTGACCAAACAGGAACAGTGCCAGCATGGCAATCGCCAGGGCCGCCTGTTCGCCACCTTCCGGACGCCCAATCAATGCCAGCCCCAGTAGCGCCACGCACTGCAAGCTATATCCCGTCACCGACATCTTCCACGCGCCGAGACGCGGTACCAGACGCACCGCCAGCAAACCACCGACAAAGGCAAACAACAGGTTCAGCGCCAGCGACACCAGGATGGTGGTCAGCATCGACTGGGCAAAGAAGCTGGAGATAATCACCGGCAGACCAAACGCCACCGCGTTGTAGGCGAAGGAGGAGGCGATGGAGGTCACGGTCGCGAGGATGGTGCGACGACGATATACCCCCTGCAACAATGCCCCGTAGTTGCGCCAGCTGGCTTTGCGAACGGTCGGTTGCTGGCTTAGGTCAGCATCTTCCGCCACACGGGCATTGATGTTGTAGGAGCGGCGTAAAATTTCCGCAGCCCCGTTCAGGTTGCCCTGATTGGCAGCCCAGATTGGAGATTCGCTCATATAGCGGCTGCGGATGGCAATGATCAGCAGTGCAGGCACAGCACCGAAGCCGAGAATCAGACGCCACAGCCAGCCGGTATGGCTTTCCGGCAGTACCGCGTACAGCAGCAACACCAACAGATAGGAGATGCTGATCGCCGCATACCAGGTGGGACACCACATCGCCACGCTGGCGGCTTTATTGCCTAGCTAGCTAGGCATCGCCTCCATACTCATGCCTTCAATCAGCCGTAATGAAGCCAATGATTTCCGCGAGTTAGCGATTTTTAAAAGCGGCGTCACATTGTAAAGGCCGTAGCGGCGCGATTTATCGCGCGGGTTTTAACACCCGTT
This genomic stretch from Pantoea cypripedii harbors:
- the idi gene encoding isopentenyl-diphosphate Delta-isomerase, with the translated sequence MSAIEVILVDHLDRPTGKMEKLEVHEKGLLHRAVTVYVFNSRHELLLQRRASGKYHCGGLWSNTCCGHPYPQESTRAAAERRLREEMGLTLTLTPVFELSYNLPLSNGLTEHEYGHVFFAISDEQPELNPEEADAWCYRSVAQIQQEIAQQPAQFTPWFLYTFARIPATLDAFQITA